Proteins from one Ananas comosus cultivar F153 linkage group 5, ASM154086v1, whole genome shotgun sequence genomic window:
- the LOC109710143 gene encoding pescadillo homolog gives MWEEAIPWIWGWAQGWLTPAVLFVLLNLVIGTIAVTSKGIVPRDPQPPGGAGAELHPAEAAPRKLPRAPSRLLDRVRSFTLHSHPNLRGAAPPPRPQALVDPLPDPVPAAAEDGNRADPEEDEVDEEEEELRLPHGHQLGRSHSDAHPAAGESPPPPLAARMKKSASEKSAFAHFEAAEVADAVAELCDEDEDEDEDEVGGGGGGGGGGEVDARADDFINRFRQQLKLQRLDSIMRYKETLNRNGGAGPGSTPPK, from the coding sequence ATGTGGGAAGAAGCGATACCGTGGATATGGGGGTGGGCGCAGGGGTGGTTGACCCCGGCGGTGCTCTTCGTCCTCCTCAACCTCGTCATAGGCACCATCGCCGTCACCTCCAAGGGCATCGTCCCCCGCGATCCCCAACCCCCCGGAGGCGCCGGAGCCGAGCTCCACCCCGCCGAAGCCGCCCCGCGCAAGCTCCCCCGCGCCCCCTCCCGCCTCCTCGACCGCGTCCGCTCCTTCACCCTCCACTCCCACCCCAACCTTCGCGGCGCCGCTCCGCCTCCTCGGCCCCAGGCCCTAGTAGATCCCCTCCCGGATCCCGTCCCCGCCGCAGCGGAGGACGGGAACCGGGCGGATCCGGAGGAGGATGAGGTggacgaggaagaggaggagctcCGCCTCCCCCACGGCCACCAGCTCGGGCGGAGCCACTCGGACGCGCACCCGGCGGCCGGGGAgagcccgccgccgccgctcgcgGCGCGGATGAAGAAGTCGGCAAGCGAGAAGTCGGCGTTCGCCCACTTcgaggcggcggaggtcgcCGATGCGGTGGCGGAGCTCtgcgacgaggacgaggacgaggacgaggacgaagttggaggcggcggcggcggcggcggcggtggagaggTGGACGCGCGCGCCGACGACTTCATAAACCGCTTCAGGCAGCAGCTGAAGCTGCAGCGCCTCGACTCCATCATGAGGTACAAGGAAACGCTCAATCGTAATGGCGGTGCTGGACCTGGATCTACACCCCCAAAATAA